From Rutidosis leptorrhynchoides isolate AG116_Rl617_1_P2 chromosome 3, CSIRO_AGI_Rlap_v1, whole genome shotgun sequence, a single genomic window includes:
- the LOC139902695 gene encoding cyclin-dependent kinase D-3-like — translation MTDLDQLVTKKVADRYLKREVLGEGTYGVVFKAIDTKTGQTVAIKKIRLGKQKEGVNFTALREIKLLKELKDPNIIELTDCFPHKGDLHLVFEFMETDLEAVIRDRNIVLSPTDIKSYVQMMLKGLAVCHKKWILHRDMKPNNLLIGPGGQLKLADFGLARIFGSPDRRFTHQVFARWYRAPELLFGAKQYGPGVDVWAAACIFAELLLRRPFLQGSSDIDQLGKIFAAFGTPKPSQWPDMIYLPDYVEYQFVPGQSLRTLFPMANDDALDLLSKMFAYDPKARISAQQALEHRYFSSGPPPTEPALLPRPPPKKDSIVSKPSDFGPTVLSPTIKSKRVVPHPEGYVEKVGDHGIGNERSGPAPMSLDFSVFDARPPVRPTINSADRTHLKRKLDLEFQIPEEED, via the exons ATGACGGATTTGGATCAGTTAGTAACAAAAAAAGTAGCTGATCGATACCTGAAACGTGAAGTTCTCGGAGAAGGTACATATGGTGTTGTCTTCAAAGCCATTGATACTAAG ACGGGACAAACAGTTGCTATAAAGAAGATTCGTCTTGGTAAACAAAAGGAAGGAGTCAATTTTACTGCCCTTAGAGAAATAAAGTTACTGAAAGAGCTCAAGGATCCGAATATTATAGAGCTGACTGATTGTTTTCCTCATAAAGGGGACTTGCATCTTGTTTTTGAGTTTATGGAGACAGATCTTGAAGCGGTTATTCGGGATAGGAACATTGTTCTTTCACCCACTGATATAAAGTCATACGTTCAAATGATGTTGAAAGGACTTGCTGTTTGTCATAAGAAATGGATTTTGCATAG GGATATGAAACCAAATAATCTTTTGATCGGACCCGGTGGACAACTAAAACTTGCAGATTTTGGTCTGGCACGCATATTTGGTAGTCCCGACAGAAGGTTCACTCACCAG GTTTTTGCTCGATGGTATAGAGCCCCTGAGCTATTATTTGGTGCAAAACAATATGGTCCCGGGGTTGATGTTTGGGCAGCAGCTTGTATATTTGCTGAGCTCCTTCTGCGCCGACCTTTTCTGCAG GGTAGCAGTGACATCGATCAATTGGGCAAAATATTTGCTGCCTTTGGGACCCCAAAACCCTCTCAATGGCCAGATATGATTTATCTACCCGATTACGTTGAGTACCAGTTTGTTCCGGGGCAGTCACTTAGGACATTGTTTCCAATGGCCAATGATGATGCTTTGGATCTGTTATCCAAGATGTTTGCGTATGATCCAAAGGCCAGAATTTCAGCACAACAGGCATTAGAACACAG GTACTTCTCTTCTGGCCCACCACCTACTGAACCGGCTTTGCTTCCAAGGCCTCCGCCGAAAAAGGATTCGATAGTGTCAAAACCGTCAGATTTCGGTCCTACTGTACTATCACCTACCATAAAGTCTAAAAGAGTGGTCCCGCATCCAGAAGGATATGTTGAAAAGGTTGGAGATCATGGTATCGGTAATGAAAGAAGTGGGCCCGCACCAATGTCACTTGATTTTTCTGTCTTTGATGCAAGGCCTCCAGTTAGACCAACAATCAACAG TGCTGACAGGACCCATCTGAAGAGAAAACTTGACCTTGAATTTCAAATCCCTGAAGAAGAAGATTGA